Part of the Rhizoctonia solani chromosome 2, complete sequence genome is shown below.
CGGATGGGCAGTGATCAGTGGCCCAAGCTCTTCATCCCCATTGATTCCACTTAGAACGCCAGGTGGTAATGCGCGCTGTAAGCTGTTTGGGCCGTTATAAATAACATGATATTTAatttgaatatatgcgcttacTCGGCGATGATAGAAAGGGTTGTCAATGGGGTCCATGGGCTTGGCTTAACCAAGATCGTGTTCCCGGCAAGTAGAGCAGGTGCGATTTTCCATACCGCCAAAAGAATAGGATAATTCCTAGAACAATCAATCCTTGATAAAGCCTACCGTATGTACCAGCGAACGCTAACACTTACCAAGGAATTATAGCGGCTGTCTAATAGTATATTTAAAGTATTTCAGCTTTTATCACTGGAAGTACGCTCACTGAAATCAACTCACGACTCCGAGAGGGACGTGGTGGGTAATAACTTTTCGCCTGGGGCTGTCCTCGTGAATGATTTCGGGTAACCTGAGACAGGCGGCCTCACGAAACCAATGCACTGCTCCCATAATCTCGGAGAGCGCTTCACGATGCTAGGGTTACATTTATTAGATAGCAGAGTGAATAGTTCCGGCTAGAAGACCCACAGGTTTACCCTGCTCGGACGTCAAAAGTTCCTTGTATTGGTTTACGCGCGATTCAATAATGATAGCCATTTCTAGAAGCACAGATCCGCGTTGCTCATACGTCTTGCTTGCCCACATGGGGAAGGCTCGTTCGGCAGCATCTACTGCTTCATCAAGCTGACTTGAACTTAAGACGGGAACGTCAGCAAGACGCAAGCCAGTGGCCGGGTTGAAAACCGAAGTTGTCTTTTCAGAGAAAGTTTCCTGTCCGTTAATTATGTGACCATATGTAGGAGCGAGAGAAGTTCTAGAAGAATACATGTTGATGATTTGCTCAAACTCGGATGAAGGCCGGGGCGAGGGAACACTTAGCCCGATAGTTCGAAGGACTGGTTCTTGACGTGGAAGAAGTAGGGAGAGATTCAGTAATGATTTCTCGAATGTTTTGGCGCTTCGGTGAAGTAACCAGGGCACGCAATTGCAAGTTAGGAATTACCTACCAAATGTTGGCGCTTACTCCTGATATCCACGTGAccgcgtttttttttttttttttttttaatacatttccatatataagacaatacgggagctacatgcgaactaggcaaaccgctcacaaaaacCGGGACCGAACCGTGGAAGCTACAAAACAAAGCGCAAACGGGGAAACACACAGAAAGAAACAAGCGAGAACGTAGCACGGTCAGTGGGCAAAGAAATGGTCGCGTGGCGACGTACaggtggcttaaggcctaactcggggtagaggccgtaagggcgggaGTGGAGTGGCGGCCTTAAGGGCGTATATACTACATGGTTTGAGCGGCTGCCTGcgggcctcctcgtcttcggccTATGCCCGTCTTGGCTATGAACTTTGCGACTGCTTCGAGACCTGCTAGAGAGCCAAACAGTGTGGGATCATTAATGTtggtggaaaactcactGAGTATCCCCCTGTGTCCCGCCGTAGCGGGACAGGAGGTGGTTAAATGAAAGATTGTCTCCTCCGACTCCCCGCAGGCGCATCTGGGATCTACGTCGTGGTGGAATTGTGCATGGTACTCGCCGTAATGTCCGTGTCCGGTGAGGTATTGTACGAGGCGGCACTCGATGTCCCTGCCCAGCTTGCTTGAGTTGAAAATGGGGTGTAGTTTGAGTGCGGGTGGGCGGGGTATGTAATATTTCGAGTTAATGCGTGATTCCGAGTGTTCGTACCATGCTTTCTTCCATGAACGTATGGTTTTGCGAGTTGCCTGTTCTTTCGCCCATGTGATGGTGCGATTGAATATGGGGTTTGGAGTCACACTAGCTCCCTCGTTAGCCAATCGGTCCGCTGTTTCGTTGCCTTCGATTCCGTTGTGCCCAGGTACCCAGGTGATGTGGATGGATCGTTCTGGATGTTCCGCCACgaatgccttggcggcggTGACGAATGCTCTGGATGTGTACTGGCACGGATGTCGTGATAGGTCGGTGATGGATTTAACAGCGGACTGGTTGTCGCAATATACGCGTATTTTGCGATAACCTTGGTTTTCGGCTATTTGTTTAGCTTTCATGAACGCTAATAATATTCCCAGCATTTCTGCATCATAAATGTTGGCTCGCGGTCCAATTCCAACTGACGACGATGACATAGTCCTTTTTCCGGCACGTATAACGTAGCCGACGCCGACTTTCCGAATGCCATTGGACACCGCCGCGTGCCCATCTGAGTAGCCAAGAAAGCTGGCATGACACTCTTCCAGTACGCTGATTTCGGATAGGACTTTGTCGCGGTATTCGTCGCGCTTAAGTCCGTCAGTGGAgtccttgattttgatttgatCAGGGAATGGAATGTTTGGGTTGGATGGGTGGTTAATGTGAGGCGAGACAAATTCGATGTGTGGGTGACTGTGTGATGCAATGAAGTGGATGGGGGATTGTAAGCTCTCAGTTGTGTTCTTTCTGTTGCTGTTAAgggtgggtatatgcgtgtccCATGATGCAGGGCCACGTGACCGCGTTGCTGATTGGTTTTAGCATACGTCATTCGGGCTTGTTTGTCCTCAGCCTGGATCCTGAGCTATAGCTTTCACCGCGGGTATTCATCATTGGTGTGCGATCTGGGGACCCTAGACGTGGCCCCGAGTCAATTCGATAGCCTATAAAGCATACTACCTTTTAAACTCCTGGTACGCTCCCTTCTTGATTACGAGTGTCTAGCCGACCTGGGGACCAATTCGACGACTTATGTATACAGAGTCAAGACATATAATAGAGACTCCCAATATGCGGTTCGATGCAACCCCTGATGCTCCGATCGAAGATCAGCCTGTTATCGGTATCATAGGTATGGGTGAAATGGGCAAGATGTACGCCAAAGTATTATCTGCAGCGGGGTGGGCTAAGTAAGCTACATTTGGGCCACATGGTGTTGGCACTAACTATTTCCAGAATCAATGTTTGTGACCGTCCGGAGAACTTCGATCAACTCACCCAAGACATGAAAGGTGGGTTCAAGGTCAACCTTGAATGAATTAATTGCTCACCAATTGTGCCAGATGTTCCCGGGATAAACGTCCTACGTGATGGGCACCGAGTGTCAAGGACAGCAGATTGGGTTATGTATGCTGTTGAAGCTCAATTCATGGATAAAGTAGTGGCAGAATATGGACCGTGTGAGTAGAGATTGTCAACTCAGGGTTCTTTATTCTGACGCAATGGATCCTAGCCACTAAAGTCGGCTCCATTGTTGGGGGGCAGACTTCCGTTAAAACACCAGAGAAAGAGGCTTTCGAAAAATATTTGCCGGAAGACGTCCATATTATTTCATGTCACTCGCTTCATGGCCCTACGGTATCTCCTGAAGGGCAGCCATTGGTACATATTTGTGTTCTTATCGTTTCAGATATGGTTTGTTCACACTCAAGACAGGTGATAATTCGTCACCGCGGTCCGGACTGGGCACTTAAGCTCGTGGAGAACATACTTCGCCCGTTCCGCTCGCATTTTGTGTATCTGTCATACGAAGATCATGACCTAGTAACCGCAAATACGCAAGCAGTTACTCATGCCGCTTTTCTGAGGTATGAATCCATATTCAAACTGGGCCATCCTGCTCAAGTTAAAATTGTTTAGTATGGGTACAGCGTGGCATTGTTCCCAGTCTTATCCCTGGGAACAGGGCTTGTACGTCCGAGGGATAGAAATCGTCAAGGTCAACATCATGCTCCGGATTTATTCGAACCAGTGGCACGTTTATGCGGGGCTAGCAATACTAAATCCAGCTGCGCGCGGTATGATCAAGCAGTACTCAGCCAGCACGACAGAGTTGTTTAAACTAATGCTGGCTGGGGACATCAAGGGACTTCGGGAGCGCGTGTATAAAGCGCGCGAAGCCTTGTTTGGGCCTCATCGGAGGGTTACCCCGATCTTGCTTAGCGAGGATGTACTGGACAAATTTGGGATGTCATGTGTCGAAGCTGATGGATCTCCGACGAAATCAACTGGTAATAATGCGCTCCCTGGTACAATTTCAAGAGAGTCCAATTCTCGACCACCTAGCACCAACTCACACCTTTCCCTTCTTGCGATGGTAGACTGCTGGGCAGCGCTCAACATTGACCCTTTTGAACATCTCTCGCTGGCCGCCACGCCTCTGTTTAGGATGTGGATTGGGGTTGCCGAATACTTGTTCCGCTCCGAGGAACGTTTAGACGCCGCACTCAGTGCGGCTGTCCATAATGTCTCTCATCGCTCGGATGACCTCGAGTTTGTTGTCGCGGCCCGTGGATGGAGCCAGTGCGTAACATTTGGAAGCTTTGAACTTTACAAGGACAGGTTCCAGCATACTCAGTCGTTCTTCCAACCCCGGTTTGCGGAAGCAACGGCCATTGGGTCCAAGATGATTAAGACTATCCTTGATAATGCGCCACCCACCCCATCTGAATAGACTTCTTGAATAATCTTGCGATATTAAATTTTCAGTGCAAATGAATCAATTATTGAGAATCAGGTAGCATTCCGTGTATGTTACAACCTCAAGCTCGAATACAATGTATCATAAGTAGCGATGTTGGCCCGGAAAGAAAATCAAAGAGTCTGAAATACTACAGGTACACCAAGGAGTAGTGAAATATCAATATGAATGTACTTAACGGGTTCGTGAAGTAGTCAAAAGCATACGCATGTATATGTGTGGAACGAAGCATACTGATGTATTAGTGATTACTTCTATCATCTCTAGGATCCTCTGCTACTGGAAGATCTAGCTCAAACACCCGAGTCCAAAAGGCTTCGATTTCGGGCGGCATGCCTCGGACACTAACAGGCGCAGCTTGAAGTTCTGCATCTGGTACAGTCGCAGGTCCCAATCCTGCGGATACCCAACTTCCTAGATGTGCATCCCCAGGATGATCTCTAAGCCTATCCATTGCTGAAATATGTAGGCTCGTGGATAGGCTAGGGTGCAAATCAGGGGTGAAAAGGTGTGTCGCCGACGGGCGAGTTCGTCGGCAAGTATGGCAAGGACTCTTGCGGCTCGTCTTGCAAGATTGTTGGTATTCCCGACAACGCTCAGTAAACTAATGGCTTGGAAGATGTGTCGACGCCGGGTTTCCATTTCCGCTGGCGGAGGGGTTTCGCCGCCAACAGCAGTCCGTGCATAGAACTGGTCCATGAGCAGCACTACCGCCGCGGCAAAACTGTGCATACATACAACCCACCACTTGCCAAAGATGCCAGTCAGCAGATACCCAATTGTATTCCAAGCCGACTCACGGTAATTCCAGGAAAATCAATAGATTGCGCTTCTTGGTAGATGTGCAGCATACTCTTGGCTGCATTGATACATTTCTCTGTGGACCCACGATACTCCAAAACAGTATAACCACGTAGCATATACCTCCGGTGCAACCTGATGCAACGATTATTAAGCCCAATCGTCAACATGATACGTTCCCACTGCGGAAACACATGAGCCCACGCTAGAAGCATATCAACCTTCTCAGAAGCACGTACCGCTACCCGATCGTCACGCTCAAGAATGTGGTCACGTTGTAGGAGGCATGGAGCGACAAGACCAAGCCGTTCGTTCACTCTGTGCTCGTAGGCTAAGAGAAAGTCGTATGTGAGGGCTTGACCTGCATTTATATGATCCGACTGAATCTGGGATTAGCTATTTGTCATTACGAAACGACTGAAACTCACCAATTCTCTGACAGACTCTGAGACTTCCGCTTTGGCAATCAAAAATGCTGCCCCGGTCCATTGGTTCCGAGGTCTTGGCTCGAAACGCCTTCCGTCCACCATTTCTTCCCATTCCAGATTAGCGGGAAAGGCCGTGGTACATTGTGCGGGATGGATGAGATAGGAATGACCGACACTCGGAGATAGATACCAATCCATAAACACGATATTCCACCAAACTCGCCTTCGAAGTTCTCGTTCGCGTAGACCGGGCGGAGGAACGCGGCCAATGGCTTCTGAGCCGAGTTTTGAGAGGCCCATGCTGTGCCCAATCCTAACAGCGAATGCCACAAAGTGAGCAGAGTATTCCCAGCTACACAACATGAACTGTGAGCCATTGGAATCCATCAATTCTGAAGAAAATCGTGCGCATACCCATTATCATCTAGACTTTGATTGCAATACAGTAGCATTACTAAAGTTTGAGCCAGCTCAATTGGTTTGCTACGGGCAATGTCATTGGCACCCAGAGCTCTTTGGGACGCCCGCCAGTACGCATCGCAACGTCGCTTCCAGTGTGCCTGATTTTGACATATGCCCTCACGAATTGCCCGCTCAGGAGTCATGTTCCCTAGCGCAACACAAAGAATAGCAAGGAGCAGAGCAATAAACGGAGCATGTCGTTTATCCGAGGGCGAGCTGAAAAAGGCATTGTATGCTTCTCGAAAAGCTGCGGGGTCAACCAAATTATGATTCCAAGCCACACGACCGAACTATACCATAGTTTAGACACAGAATGGCGTGTAAATCCAACCGACTCACATAGTAATCTACAATCTTATCGCACATTGTGCGGCTCGGCACAGCACCGTCTTCAATTGCCATCTCGGATTTCCCCAAGACGCTGGCCAGTAACGCGGCCCTCTCGTCTGAGTGATAGGACATAGGAAATGAGAGAAACACCTGAGGGGGGCCGGGATCGTCTTGCCTGTCTTGTTTTGAACTAGGTTCTGTCTGCTTTGGAACCTCATATTTGCTTCCAAAACTATCGTATCTTCCAAATGGACTAGGGTCGCTTGGCCTCCGCCCCTCTGAAAAAACAGTAGATGTCACACTTGTCGCACCACTCGCGCGGCTCCGAGGAGAAGGGAGTGGGGGTGGAAGAACACGTGACGAGAGAGGGGCATCCCATGATTCATTTATCTATGGTCCAAACGGTCAGCACGGCAATCACGATAACATTAGCTTGATATGTTGATCCCCCGATAAGGGAAGGTGGACTCACCTGCCTGGATGATACACCCCCTTCGCTCTTTGGGCCCCCGAACCCAGGGACAATTCCCAACCCTAATGTCCGGGGACCAGGTAACGGTCCATCAAGCGAACGGGCCGGGAAATGAGAATTGCTGGAGGAagatgatgggggctggtCTGAGGATCCTCGAGGAAGCAGCGGCCGGGCATAGTGTTCTTGATGCTGAGTTGGAGGTGTACGGCTGTAGGGATGTGGGGGGAGCGGAGAGTATCTGGCCGATGCCGCGGGGTGGTGCGATGACGCATGGTGTGAATTGGGGGGCTGAATCGGGGGTAGACCATCCTCGCGTCTGGGAGGGACCAGGGGAGAAATACTAGGTTCGGAGCGTGGTGCACGCAAACTAGTACTTCCTAGGGCAGTCGAGGAGCGCTCATCCTCTGAACGAACGGAACGCCAGTCCATCAGCTGTGTTCTCGAAGCCGAAACCCTCTCCTCTCCTCTCCTGTCAAAATCGTCTGATCCAACTCCACCTGATTGACCCGCTTCTTCCGCTTGAAACCGGGCCCACGCTTCAGGAGCGAATACAGCAATGAAGGCCTCGAGGCGGGCAATACGAGCATTAGTAGGTTCTGGATGTGAAGGAAGAGTCTGGCTTCGAGAGAGGTGACTAGGCGACCGAACAAGATTGGAGGGAGGCTCCCTATTGACCTCGGGGGCAACACTCTTGATAGACGATGCATCTCCTCGACGCTGAGACCCGACCTCGTTTTTCCCTCGTTCCAGAGCCTCGACCCGGCGTTGAAGTCCATCCCACTCAGTACGCAAAATGTATTTGTCTGAAGGTTCGACAACGTTCCAGTGACATTTGTCCGCCTCAGTACGTCGCACACAGGGGCCACAAGGATGTTGTCTGTCGCACTTGATTTTGCGCCGTTTGCATTCTGTACACGAAAGTGCTTGTCTACATGGAGTTGCCATGTGGTATAGTGGCAATGTTCCCGATTGGTTGAGAGAGCAAACAATATGAGTAATGGATACGCGTGTCGAGTCGGGCAACCAACTCACCTTCGTCGCCTTTTCTTGGGTACTTCTTCCCCAGGCTTtccctcgtcctcgtcagTTTCGCCGCCATCTCCGTCCCCATCATCTAGCCCCCTCTTCCCGCTCGTGTACTGGGATGAAGTTGTTCCAGGCCAGTTTGGTAGATCATGAGTACTAGGGCCAGCTACTGCTTGGTGGGATGTAGTGAAATCCATGATGGGCGGTCGAATGACCGGAGGAAGGGGATACTGCTAACTGGCACTATAGACTGAGCTGTATATAGGCAAGGGTTGTGGTGGGTGAAACTTGGTAAAGCGAGCCGGCGGTATCGAGGTGCGATGCCGTGATCTCCGGTTTTCGGTTCTCCGTACCGAGATCATCCGCTCTTATTTGTATTACATCCGCTTCTATTAGTTTCCCATTTGTAGTAAACCCATCAGGGTCGCATACTCAGCATATAACTTGGCAAGTGGCCTTGAGTTGGTTTCCGCGGCATTGGGGTGCATAAGATTTACCGGCATTACAGATAGGACACTAAACATTCGCCACTCTCTGGGAGTTTGGGTGGAATAATTAGTGTCCCCTGATTCAGCACTCAGACATGATTGGACATCCCTGAGTTGAGACCTTGCAAGGCCACTACCAGCTCTGCAGGACGTCATCGTGTTTCACGAGCATACTGCTGAATTCC
Proteins encoded:
- a CDS encoding aldehyde dehydrogenase family protein, translating into MMNTRATRSRGPASWDTHIPTLNSNRKNTTESLQSPIHFIASHSHPHIEFVSPHINHPSNPNIPFPDQIKIKDSTDGLKRDEYRDKVLSEISVLEECHASFLGYSDGHAAVSNGIRKVGVGYVIRAGKRTMSSSSVGIGPRANIYDAEMLGILLAFMKAKQIAENQGYRKIRVYCDNQSAVKSITDLSRHPCQYTSRAFVTAAKAFVAEHPERSIHITWVPGHNGIEGNETADRLANEGASVTPNPIFNRTITWAKEQATRKTIRSWKKAWYEHSESRINSKYYIPRPPALKLHPIFNSSKLGRDIECRLVQYLTGHGHYGEYHAQFHHDVDPRCACGESEETIFHLTTSCPATAGHRGILSLEAVAKFIAKTGIGRRRGGPQAAAQTMYAKTFEKSLLNLSLLLPRQEPVLRTIGLSVPSPRPSSEFEQIINMYSSRTSLAPTYGHIINGQETFSEKTTSVFNPATGLRLADVPVLSSSQLDEAVDAAERAFPMWASKTYEQRGSVLLEMAIIIESRVNQYKELLTSEQGKPHREALSEIMGAVHWFREAACLRLPEIIHEDSPRRKVITHHVPLGVTAAIIPWNYPILLAVWKIAPALLAGNTILVKPSPWTPLTTLSIIADLQRALPPGVLSGINGDEELGPLITAHPRIKKIAFTGSIQTGKLIMHSTSHDLKRITLELGK
- a CDS encoding Fungal specific transcription factor domain, which codes for MDFTTSHQAVAGPSTHDLPNWPGTTSSQYTSGKRGLDDGDGDGGETDEDEGKPGEEVPKKRRRRQALSCTECKRRKIKCDRQHPCGPCVRRTEADKCHWNVVEPSDKYILRTEWDGLQRRVEALERGKNEVGSQRRGDASSIKSVAPEVNREPPSNLVRSPSHLSRSQTLPSHPEPTNARIARLEAFIAVFAPEAWARFQAEEAGQSGGVGSDDFDRRGEERVSASRTQLMDWRSVRSEDERSSTALGSTSLRAPRSEPSISPLVPPRREDGLPPIQPPNSHHASSHHPAASARYSPLPPHPYSRTPPTQHQEHYARPLLPRGSSDQPPSSSSSNSHFPARSLDGPLPGPRTLGLGIVPGFGGPKSEGGVSSRQINESWDAPLSSRVLPPPLPSPRSRASGATSVTSTVFSEGRRPSDPSPFGRYDSFGSKYEVPKQTEPSSKQDRQDDPGPPQVFLSFPMSYHSDERAALLASVLGKSEMAIEDGAVPSRTMCDKIVDYYFGRVAWNHNLVDPAAFREAYNAFFSSPSDKRHAPFIALLLAILCVALGNMTPERAIREGICQNQAHWKRRCDAYWRASQRALGANDIARSKPIELAQTLVMLLYCNQSLDDNGWEYSAHFVAFAVRIGHSMGLSKLGSEAIGRVPPPGLRERELRRRVWWNIVFMDWYLSPSVGHSYLIHPAQCTTAFPANLEWEEMVDGRRFEPRPRNQWTGAAFLIAKAEVSESVRELSDHINAGQALTYDFLLAYEHRVNERLGLVAPCLLQRDHILERDDRVAWERIMLTIGLNNRCIRLHRRYMLRGYTVLEYRGSTEKCINAAKSMLHIYQEAQSIDFPGITWWVVCMHSFAAAVVLLMDQFYARTAVGGETPPPAEMETRRRHIFQAISLLSVVGNTNNLARRAARVLAILADELAPMDRLRDHPGDAHLGSWVSAGLGPATVPDAELQAAPVSVRGMPPEIEAFWTRVFELDLPVAEDPRDDRSNH